From one Pagrus major chromosome 21, Pma_NU_1.0 genomic stretch:
- the gadd45aa gene encoding growth arrest and DNA-damage-inducible, alpha, a, whose translation MYKMTFEELNGDYSQERMDSVAKALEEVLTSALPQGCITVGVYEAAKSLNVDPDNVVLCILATDDEDVKDVALQIHFTLIQAFCCENDINILRVNNTRRLAEILGGGGGGKQSGGEPMDLHCVLVTCPHSTSWKDPALTKVNRFCRESRCMDQWVPIINLPER comes from the exons ATGTACAAGATGACATTTGAGGAACTAAATGGGGATTATTCTCAAGAAAG AATGGATTCAGTGGCGAAAGCTTTGGAAGAAGTCCTCACCTCTGCGTTACCACAGGGCTGCATTACAGTGGGAGTCTACGAGGCTGCCAAGTCACTCAATGT AGACCCTGATAATGTCGTCTTGTGCATCCTCGCCACCGACGACGAAGACGTAAAGGACGTGGCCCTGCAGATCCACTTCACCCTCATTCAGGCTTTCTGCTGCGAGAATGACATCAACATCCTGAGAGTCAACAACACCCGGCGCCTGGCAGAGATactgggtggaggaggaggtggaaaacAGAGCGGGGGTGAACCTATGGACCTCCACTGTGTCCTTGTCACA TGTCCACATTCAACATCATGGAAGGACCCTGCTCTGACCAAAGTGAACCGATTCTGCAGAGAGAGCCGCTGTATGGACCAGTGGGTACCCATCATCAACCTGCCTGAACGATGA
- the LOC141017013 gene encoding sodium- and chloride-dependent GABA transporter 2-like, with protein MRRPSHPSSWGSNVLGNGTDGLVLPNLAQTSYINSTLQGLPPKEVHDQHTDVYEFLRICNKQHSTWHTYTCPDNAHMAFQMLSTRTCVGRPVPMEPTNSQDKNLIKDDNNQNDALAKCNKRGQWANKREFILAIIGEIVGLGNVWRFPYLCFKNGGGVFLIPYVSILLTCGIPLFFLEVSVGQLTGQAGITCWGRICPLFQGLGYNELILLYMVMYYIVILAWAFLYLFSSFHTVLPWTSCNNTWNTENCIDNRQNDTFYDQINENATSSAKEFWQRRVLGLSGGIEEMGSIRWDLAGCLVLSWIICYFCVWKGVKSSGKVVYFTATFPYMMLIVLLIRGLTLPGAADGIRFYLSPDLTRLTDPQVWMDAGSQILFSLVVCQGCLPALGSYNKYNNNCYKDTFALCILNSVTSIVAGFAVFSVLGFMSYELGVDISMVAESGPGLAFIAYPRAVAMMPLPQLWAAFFFIMIVFLGLDSEFVCLEALVTSISDLYPSFFLTGHRRKLLLLFICVVSFCIGLIMVTEGGLYVFLLFDYYACSGMPIMLFGILQSICVGWIFGADDYYKKIKEMIGYYPSPYMKYCWKFFTPLACAGTLLFSLIKFTPLKYNNTYQYPWWGHAIGIFFVLSSVLPTPLMLLYSMVVTPGTVTQRVKTLCTPAADLRDASPKKTLDPEQPLSNTELCALT; from the exons atgAG ACGGCCCTCTCACCCCTCAAGTTGGGGGTCAAACGTGCTTGGCAACGGTACAGATGGCCTAGT GCTCCCCAACCTGGCACAGACTAGCTACATAAACTCGACCCTGCAAGGCCTCCCCCCTAAGGAGGTTCACGATCAGCACACA GACGTGTACGAGTTCCTCAGGATCTGCAACAAGCAGCATTCCACATGGCACACCTACACCTGCCCTGATAATGCTCACATGGCCTTTCAGATGCTGAGTACCAGGACCTGCGTGGG cCGACCAGTCCCGATGGAGCCAACAAATAGTCAGGACAAGAATCTGATAAAAGATGACAACAATCAAAATGATGCTCTGGCAAAGTGTAATAAGAGAGGCCAGTGGGCCAACAAGAGGGAGTTCATTTTGGCAATAATTGGAGAAATTGTTGGTCTGGGCAATGTTTGGAGATTTCCCTATCTGTGCTTCAAAAATGGAGGAG GGGTTTTCTTGATCCCCTATGTTTCGATCCTGCTCACCTGTGGGATCCCCCTCTTCTTTCTGGAGGTATCAGTGGGACAGTTAACTGGTCAGGCTGGAATCACATGTTGGGGGAGAATATGTCCTTTATTTCAAG GTTTGGGCTACAACGAGTTGATATTACTTTACATGGTGATGTATTATATTGTCATCCTGGCCTGGGCCTTCCTCTacctcttctcttccttccaCACTGTACTGCCCTGGACCAGCTGTAACAACACCTGGAACACAG AGAACTGCATTGATAACCGTCAGAATGATACATTTTATGaccaaataaatgaaaatgcaacATCTTCAGCAAAAGAGTTCTGGCA GAGGAGAGTCCTGGGATTGTCTGGAGGGATTGAGGAGATGGGAAGTATCCGCTGGGACCTGGCTGGATGTCTTGTGCTCAGCTGGATCATTTGTTACTTCTGTGTCTGGAAAGGTGTGAAGTCATCAGGAAAG GTCGTCTACTTCACAGCCACCTTTCCTTACATGATGTTGATCGTATTGCTGATCCGTGGTCTGACACTGCCAGGAGCTGCAGATGGAATACGATTTTACCTTTCTCCTGATTTGACGCGTCTGACTGATCCTCAG GTGTGGATGGATGCTGGGAGCCAGATATTATTCTCCTTGGTTGTCTGCCAAGGTTGTTTGCCGGCTTTGGGAAGCTACAACAAATATAACAACAACTGCTACAA AGACACGTTTGCCTTGTGCATACTAAACAGTGTAACCAGCATTGTTGCCGGCTTTGCAGTCTTCTCTGTTCTCGGCTTCATGTCGTATGAGTTGGGTGTCGACATCTCGATGGTGGCTGAATCAG GTCCAGGCCTGGCATTCATTGCCTATCCTCGGGCAGTGGCCATGATGCCTTTACCTCAACTCTGGGCTGCCTTCTTCTTCATTATGATAGTCTTCCTTGGACTGGACAGTGAG tttgtgtgtctggaagCCTTGGTGACGTCCATATCAGACCTGTATCCATCCTTCTTTCTCACTGGTCATCGACGTAAActtcttctgctcttcatcTGTGTTGTGTCCTTTTGCATTGGCCTGATTATGGTGACTGAG GGAGGACtttatgtatttctgctgtttgaCTACTACGCCTGCAGTGGAATGCCAATTATGCTTTTTGGCATTTTGCAGTCCATTTGTGTGGGATGGATATTTG GTGCTGATGATTATTacaagaaaataaaggaaatgatTGGCTACTACCCCTCGCCTTATATGAAATATTGCTGGAAGTTCTTCACACCATTGGCCTGTGCT GGAACACTGCTTTTCTCTCTGATCAAGTTCACCCCTCTGAAATACAACAACACCTACCAGTACCCCTGGTGGGGCCACGCCATTGGAATATTTTTTGTTCTCTCTTCAGTTCTCCCGACTCCTCTGATGCTTCTCTATAGTATGGTGGTAACACCGGGAACAGTGACACAG AGAGTCAAAACTTTATGCACTCCAGCAGCCGACCTGCGTGATGCATCACCGAAGAAGACTCTTGACCCTGAACAACCTCTATCTAACACAGAGCTCTGtgctttaacttaa